Proteins encoded within one genomic window of Halomonas sp. YLGW01:
- a CDS encoding EamA family transporter, with the protein MPLRDLLLGLFVIAIWALNIIVIKVGVAELPPLLMTTLRFALVALLLVPFNPVPRHQLPFLLLLSLTFGSLHFALLFIGLGQAEAGTGALLVQMGTPFATLLAVIFLREHLGARRLGGLLLSFAGVVVLAGGPTLPSPLPLALLLLSALGWAISQLLIKRGPKIPPLALAGWIALFAVPQVALGSWWFESEHLAALRHAGWAGWGAVAYTAVMSSIVAYGIWYGLLRRHPVSRVTPLTLLMPVGAVLLGAWLLGDSLGINKLAGGGLVLAGLALIILQPARRQAA; encoded by the coding sequence GTGCCACTTCGTGACCTGCTGCTGGGCCTCTTCGTCATCGCCATCTGGGCGCTGAACATCATCGTGATCAAGGTCGGCGTGGCCGAGCTGCCGCCACTGCTGATGACCACCCTGCGCTTCGCGCTGGTGGCGCTGCTGCTGGTGCCCTTCAACCCGGTGCCACGCCATCAGCTGCCCTTCCTGCTGCTGCTGTCGCTGACCTTCGGCAGCCTGCACTTCGCCCTGCTTTTCATCGGCCTCGGCCAGGCCGAGGCCGGCACCGGGGCGCTGCTGGTACAGATGGGCACCCCCTTCGCCACCCTGCTGGCGGTGATCTTCCTGCGCGAACACCTGGGCGCACGGCGGCTGGGCGGCCTGCTGCTGTCGTTTGCCGGCGTGGTGGTGCTGGCCGGCGGCCCCACCCTGCCCTCGCCGCTGCCGCTGGCCCTGCTGCTGCTCAGCGCACTCGGCTGGGCGATCTCGCAACTCTTGATCAAGCGTGGCCCGAAGATTCCCCCGCTGGCCCTCGCCGGCTGGATAGCGCTGTTCGCGGTGCCTCAGGTGGCGCTGGGATCCTGGTGGTTCGAGAGCGAGCATCTGGCGGCGCTGCGTCATGCCGGCTGGGCGGGCTGGGGCGCGGTAGCCTACACCGCGGTGATGTCCTCGATTGTCGCCTACGGCATCTGGTACGGCCTGCTGCGCCGCCACCCGGTCAGTCGGGTCACGCCGCTGACACTGCTGATGCCGGTGGGCGCGGTGCTGCTGGGGGCCTGGCTGCTCGGCGACAGCCTGGGCATCAACAAGCTGGCCGGCGGCGGCCTGGTGCTCGCGGGGCTCGCCCTGATCATCCTCCAGCCGGCCCGCCGACAGGCCGCCTGA